From Ananas comosus cultivar F153 linkage group 2, ASM154086v1, whole genome shotgun sequence:
CTGGTTCATATTCTTTCctcatgtaattttttttaacctacCCACATGGAAAGAAAAAGTACAGCTAAATGAAAGCCAAAGGTTTTACTGTAGTCATGCATAAGGAAGTGTCTGTCCTTTTGCTGTTGCTAAAAGCATAAGAACTCTTGATGTAGCTAGCTAAGAAAGAAACCCAGTAGTAAAAGATGCAACTTCATCTACTCCCAAGTTAATCCATAAAATGATGTGTTCCGAATATCTCATCTTCGATCACTAATGTTGTTTGTGTTCTAATAAAAGACCCTGTTTTAGCATTCTTTGGAGGAGAACCTGAGAATGTTCTGCTTTTAGTTTTGACTGCGTAGGGTTATCGGTCAGAGTCGTGCAACTATAACAAAGCAATGTGTATATGAAGTTTACGAaggtaaatttttgaaagaaaccGAGTATTCTTTGGTTCCTCGAAAGATGCTTAGCACCGTATTACATTATCCAGTGTTCGTTATTTTGTTTTCGATTGTTGGTTTTTGCGATCTTACTATAGCCTATAGAACTCGAGGATCAGTTTAAATGTAAGTATTAGTTGTTGAGATTTTCTTGTATGATTGCGCATTATGAGTTTTAGTTATGCGATTGTAATATCTTTTCATACTTGGTAATCGATCGTCGcatatttttttgagtaaacaaaAAGGTATGCAGAATAAAACTTGAGCTCTAAAATTTGCTGCCTCCTACAAAGGTACATTTTGGTCTTCGGTGCACCGAGTCTACCGAATTTCGGAAAATGTGATGAATTGTTGTGGTGTGTGGCACAATGCTTTAAAACGTGGGGAGCACTATTTTGTTGGGTAAACATAGAACTTAAATAAGTTTTCTGGGGATAGCCAATAATTGCATGTGAGTAGCCTCGATCTGTTGTCATGTGTCAGTTTCGTCCTTATTCGAAGATTATGATTCTTTCCTCTatggtttaattttttgttttcaattttattattaaaaaacatCTAATGTATTTTTGGATGAAGGTAAAATTAACACGTGGCAACGAATCGAGGCGTCATGAGAGAGCTTTTCACTAAAGTTTTATCCTTGGCACAGCGTGTACCGCAACACGCATCCCATTTTATATATCAGGCAAAACAAactgaatattttaaaattatttaatagtttattttatCTTGCAAATTAATCAAgtgattaaattaattatctatGTATTAACATAatgtgataaaaagagaaaaacaccTACACATCATCAATGGTTTTACAGTATAAACAAAAATGTCAAATAAAACCAAAGTTTATGTCACATGGCTCCCAACATGTATTAGGATTATTCGAAGATTGGTCTCAGACACCAGCTTGTTCTGAGATTCGTCTTCTTTAAAACTCCAGAAAATTTTGGATCTACTAACTGAAGCATAGATTATTATTcaatttcttccttttttttgcatatatacccCTGCAAATATGTGATATTGCACAAATAACTACTAATGAAAACCTTGTTTATTTGTATGCTCATTGCTAAGGTATTGATCTATGCAAAATTTGCATATAAAAGTAAGGTTTTCGAGAGCATATATGCGAATACCAACTTTGCAAGGGTATTTCTCCACTCTGCAGGTGTGTATGTATGCGAAAAACTGTTCGAGTCCTTTGTCCATTGAAGGCTTCTCTGCGTGTTATTCCGGCAGCAGATGCATCAGCAAGCAAACTGCATGTAAATCAAGATTCCCATTAAAAGGCATGCTTCATATAGTTGTATAAAATGCCGCATCAATTAATAATGAAGGCTCGGCTTTGGATCTTCTTCTCTACTTTAGAAGCTAATCAGAAGCTTCAATTTGATGCTTCTGCTTTTGCTGTAGCGATACGTTCTGAAGAAATTGAATTGAAAACACTTAGTGCTCTTTGAGCACATATACGAAAAGGGCACTTCTGCAGAAGTTATAGTCAAGCAAAATATGACATTCGAAAGGCTTGAGAATAGTCCTATATCATATAGCTACGACTAGATACCGGAGTATAAGATTAgataagttaaatttaaaaaccgggcttaaatattttgggtagGTAGATTTGGTCCAACAAGTTGTTGGGTCTAGAATATTTAGTTAATAGTACGGTGGGCTCTGAGATGGGTGATCCAGAAGCTAATCAGAAACTTCAATTTGATGCTTCTGCTTTTGCCAGAGAAATTGAATCGAAAACACTATTAGTGCTCTCTGAGCACATGTACGAAAAGAGCACTTCTGCAGAAGTTATAGCCAGACCAAATGTGACATCCTAAAGGCTTGAGAATAGTCCCATATCATATAGCTACGGCGAGATACCAGAGTATATAAGATTGGATAGGTTAAACTTAATAACcaggcttaaatattttgggtcaGTAGATTTGGTTCAATAAGTTATTGGGTCTAGAATATCCAGTTAATAGAGCCGTGGGTCGTGACACCAAACAGGTGGTATAATAATAACATCTTTACCTTGTTTATCTGACTTGCCTTCCTTGCTAAATTGATGTCCCTGCTATGGGTTCATATGCATAGGATCTTCCTGGAAACATCTCCTGGTTGTAAAAGCCCATATTTGATGTGTCAGACTCCCCCTATTTTCATGAATTGTGAAGCTGCAGCAACAAGCAAATTCTGCATTATATTCTCTACAAATTCTGCCTAAATGAACAACAATGTCGGCGACTACTCCTTTAAAAGGATGTGCAAGAAATtcacatgaaatttgattaACATACCATCCGAAGTCCTCGAACACAATCCTGAATACTTCTTTTGTCGCCGTTGAACTGATCAGAAGCAATGAGAATGAAACAATTAATCTAACTTGCGGTCGTGTACTTGTTTTTGAGAAATATGTTCCAAAAGAACTGAATTTTTCAACCCATTTTCCGTCCCCACTGAGCTGAAACCTGGCACCTTGACCATCCCTCTTTCCTTCATTAAATCCCTAATTTTTGTAGCTTCGGCCCACCTCGCATTCGACGCATACAAGTTAAACATCAACACATAATAATCCGAACTCTCGGGCCGCAACTCCATTATCCTGCTAACCGCAACTTCTCCCAGATCAAAGTTCGAATAAAGTGTGCATCCGTGTAAAAAAGCACCCCACATCTGAACATTTGCTTCGAAAGGCATTTTCTCGATGAACTCCAATGCTTCCGCGAGTTTTCCGGCTCGTGATAGCATATCGACCATACATGCGTAGTGCTTCGTTGAAGGGGCAACTTTGTGATTCTTCATCATGGTGTTAAAGTACTTTTGTCCTTCGGTAACCATTCCGGTGTGGCTACAAGTGGATAAAATGCTTGTGAAGGTGATATCATTAGGTTGAAAATCTTCATTTAACATTTCTTTGAAAAGATTAATGGAACTGGCGGAATCGCCTTGCATTCCGTAGCCGCCCACCATAGCACACCAGGTAACTGCATTTCGGTCACTCATTTCATCGAACACTTGACGAGAAGATACCAAATCCCCGCATTTGTTATAGAGATTTAGGAGAGCCGTGTTTACGTAAATGTTGAATAAAAAGGCGCACTTCAGAGCATAACCATGGAAAGAGCTACCAACTTGGAGAGCTCCCAAAGAAGCAGAAGCCGAGAGAGCGCTCACCAATGTGACGGCATCAGGTGAACATCCAAGTAACCTCATCTGATTAAAAAGTGATAAAGCTTCATGGCCTAAGTCATTTTGCACACATCCTGTTATCATCGAATTCCAAGTAATAACATCCTTATTCTGACTCCCTTTAAATATGCGATTAGCATCGGATAATGCGCGGCATTTGGCGTACATATCAACAAGAGAATTAACAACCACCGGGCTATTCTCCACGCCTAGCTTAATCCCGAGCACGTGAATCGATCTTCCAAAGTTCAAGTTTCTTATCTGCGCAGAGGCAGAGAGAACACTTGCTACGGTAATTGAATTAGGAATGATTCCCGCGAAATTCTTGTCGCCAAAAATCCGTAAGGCCTCTAATGGACGCCCAGTTTGTGTGTACCCGACTATCATAGCAGTCCAGGAGATAATGTCTACATCATAAAGCTCGTCGAATACATCACGCGCATCTGTTACGTCCCCACACTTTACATACATATCTAATAATGCGGTGCTGACAAAAGAATTCATATTCACACCAACTTTAATTCCGTAACCATGGATCCACTTCCCTTGATGCAAAGCATCTAGTGTCGCGCAAGCAGTGAGCAAGCTCGCCAATGTGTGTTCACTCGGCTCGACACTTTCTCTCCTCATCTCATTAAACAAAACCAACCCTTCTTCGGCCCGACCATTTCGAACATACCCGCATATTATCGAAGTCCAAGAAACCACATTTCTACCGCGCATTCGATCGAACACCCTACGTGCGCACTCGATATCTTCACATTTCGCATACATATCGACTAAACAATTTAGCACGAAACAATCCAGATTTCCGACTTTAACTACGTGACCATGCACCTTCTTTCCTTCATCAATGTCGAGCGATTTCACGCACGCCTTTAACACAAGCGAGAAGACCACATTGTCTTCTACTAGTAAACATTGCCTCATTCTTCTCCCGTAGAACCCGATCGCTTCTACGTAGCGATCGCTCACGACGTACCATCTAAGCATCACCTTCCAGGAATAGAGATCTGGGTCGggaatttcgtcgaacaccttaCGTGCCGATTCGAGGCTCTCGAAAGCGCAGTAGGAGCTTACCAATTTGGTGTTGAGTGGGAGGTTTTGGATCAAACCATGGACAACAAGTAGGGCATGGATCTGCTTCAGAGAGAAAAGATTGGGGCATGAATGCAGGAGAGGGAGAaaagggttagggtttgagaGCTCTTGAGGTTTTGGGAGGTGTTTGATGGTGTTGGTGGAGAGGGTTTGGAGGTGGAGGTGAAGGGAAGGGTTTATGGGTGGGAGATGTCTCCTTTTCAATAGAGAGATCATAGTgtgtgtgcatgtgtgtgtgtagtAATTGTAAATATAGATGAAGAACAATAGTGtattagtgtgtgtgtgtgtgtgtagatacaagtattttaatatatgtttctcctcaataatatatagaatattatgatatatgttttatttattaattaatacatatagaacactAACTTTGACATAATAAATTCTTGATGTAATCAGATATTATTAAAAcatttaattagataatatgtGAGACTCTAGGATTTATTATGTCAAAGTTagtgttctatatgtattaattaataaataaaacatatatcataatattctatatattattgaGGAGAAACATATATTAAANAACTTTGACATAATAAATTCTTGATGTAATCAGATATTATTAAAAcatttaattagataatatgtGAGACTCTAGGATTTGAAAAAGCCtgatatatgagatataataggactaaatctCTTAAAAAATTCCGCTATAGCATTTTGGTGGTAGCTAGGTTcaaaagattaagagagttaagcgtgctataGTTAAAATAGTCTTAGAATGGATTACCTGCTGGAAAGTTGGAGCGttacataatatttatttattatacattttAGTAATTTGTGTCGTACTAATTtgacaataaataaaactagacttaataattagataaaatttaaaataaagattaaaatgTACAACTCTGCACttaaaatcttttttcttttggggcctgaAATAATGTGTGATgcgcaaaaaaaataaaagtgtacCAGCACAGattacttttttatataaagAAATCTCTTTCATCTTGGTTGAATTGAAAGAAACTTTTGATCATCTGTTTCACTTCTCCCTCAGTGAAAGAAGTAATCACATAATTCAATTTCAGAATCTATGAATAGCTCAAAGCAGTCTCAGTTCAATAATATCAAAACTTCCACATTGGTCTCTCACTCTCTTGCAGCAAAAGTAGTAACTTAAAACAGCAGCAACAACACATGAGAATCATCATCTTCTTTGTACACAAAAGAGCACATCAGCAATTGATCCCACACTGCCTCACATCCGGCCCTCTCGCTTTCAAGACAAACGGATCGATCCTCACCCAGAGCAGCGAGAATATCGAGGCCAAAAGCACCGACCAGATCACGACGATTGTCGGTGTCCGATTCTGCCGGCCCATCAATCCTTTGAGGAATGGATACAGATGGACAATCACCCAGAAGGCGAAGAACAGCTTGCCGAATAACGGCCCCCATGATTGGTATCCGTTGTTGATCGCATCGGAGATCCCCGCGACGACGCCTATGAGGTTGATGACGAGGAGGGTGGTGGGGGGGATTAGGAGTGTGGTCCACTTGAATGCGTAGAGCTCCGCGAAGTTGTCCTCCTCGTCATTAGAAGCCTTAGAGGTAACAGTGAAGTTGGTGTCAATGCCCGCGAGGACCTTGAGGAGGCCCTGGATGACGGCAAAGAGGTGCGCAGAGACGCCGCCGATGACCCAGAACTGCTCGTTGCGCCACCACTCCTCGATGCTGACGCCGCTCCACCGCAGCTCCAGGATGCCCGTCGCGAAGATTGAGATGAAGAGCGCAATGAAGAAGAGGCTCGCGAATGTGCTGATCTGCGGATTTACGACGAACAAATAACAAGGCAATTTCAGATCATCAGCTGTAGTGGAAAGATTTGAATACTAGAGCTAACGatgtattttaataaataacaaGCATCCAATGAAGTGTTGTTATTgtttaaattctatttactaATGATGTAGTACACTTTTTTTTCTGATAGGGAAAGGATCTAGCCGACTAGTAGCTGCAAAGTTAGTTTTTTCAGTTAGCATTGCACAAACTTGAATAAAGTTATAGAGTTGAGTTGTTAAATTGAGTAATGCTTTTAAGTATCCTAGAAGGTCCTCTTAAATGCTGCTGATGAGTCAGCAGTCCAATGCGCCAATCATATTAGAAGTTAAGGTAGTAATCTATTAACACATGTAACTATTTACTTATACGTCGACAGTCTTGAGGATCTTCAGGTGTGCATGTAGCGATGCTTGCATAAGTTCAAGGGATGAAATTTGAAGTCAACATGTTCACTTATACGATAGCAATAAATGAAACTGACGAATGACAGAATACCGTGGGCATGATAAATTTGCCGGTGAGGAGGCAGACGGCAGGGAGGGTGCAGTAGGCGAGGAGAGGGAGGGCGGTGAAGGGGTAGATGGTTGTATTAATGTAAGCGAAGCGCTCAAGCCACCTGAGGTGCCCGTTCTTGTAACCGTACCAGACCGGGCTGTGCCGGCTGAAGAAGATCTCCACTGAGCCCAGTGCCCACCTCAGCACTTGGTTCAGCCGGTCTGATAGGTTGATCGGTGCCGACCCTTTGAACGCCGCCCTCTTTGGCATGCAGTAGATTGACCGCCACCCCCTGCAGTGCATCTTGAAGCCCGTGAGGATGTCCTCCGTGATCGACCCATAGATCCAACCCAACTGCACCATGGAATTTACGGAtctattagaaagaaaaatatctgaaattttactTGGTTTCAGTTTCATCCTTAATGGTTtcagtttaaaaatttagttgttAAAGTTTCACTCTCAGAATTTTAATGCTGAAAAAGCAAACTCAGATTATTATGCTCAGGTAGCATTGTGTTAACATTTTCAGGGAAAAAAACAAATccacaaaataaatttgagcCATTGAATTGTTATAAGTAGAATTTTGGGGTCTTAAGTTGAAATAAAGGTCAAATTTCATGGACTGAActtgcaattaaccctttttccTATGTTGTTTCATTACCTCAGTTCCCCATTCGGTCTTGTCTTCGTAGCCGCAGCTGATGACATGAATGGCTTCTTTGAGAAGCGCTGCAGGGCTTGAAGAGGGAGGGACTCCTCCTTCCTCCATCAAAGTCGATGTCACGAATGCCGCCGATTGCCCGAACCTCTTCTCGAAGTTCATTTGCGACATCAGTAGCTCCTTGTCATTGTTATCCATCTCTGGTTAATACGATTCATAATTAGAATGCATTGCTTCTCCAGAAGTACTATTTGAGCAAAATT
This genomic window contains:
- the LOC109724905 gene encoding pentatricopeptide repeat-containing protein At2g03380, mitochondrial, whose product is MISLLKRRHLPPINPSLHLHLQTLSTNTIKHLPKPQELSNPNPFLPLLHSCPNLFSLKQIHALLVVHGLIQNLPLNTKLVSSYCAFESLESARKVFDEIPDPDLYSWKVMLRWYVVSDRYVEAIGFYGRRMRQCLLVEDNVVFSLVLKACVKSLDIDEGKKVHGHVVKVGNLDCFVLNCLVDMYAKCEDIECARRVFDRMRGRNVVSWTSIICGYVRNGRAEEGLVLFNEMRRESVEPSEHTLASLLTACATLDALHQGKWIHGYGIKVGVNMNSFVSTALLDMYVKCGDVTDARDVFDELYDVDIISWTAMIVGYTQTGRPLEALRIFGDKNFAGIIPNSITVASVLSASAQIRNLNFGRSIHVLGIKLGVENSPVVVNSLVDMYAKCRALSDANRIFKGSQNKDVITWNSMITGCVQNDLGHEALSLFNQMRLLGCSPDAVTLVSALSASASLGALQVGSSFHGYALKCAFLFNIYVNTALLNLYNKCGDLVSSRQVFDEMSDRNAVTWCAMVGGYGMQGDSASSINLFKEMLNEDFQPNDITFTSILSTCSHTGMVTEGQKYFNTMMKNHKVAPSTKHYACMVDMLSRAGKLAEALEFIEKMPFEANVQMWGAFLHGCTLYSNFDLGEVAVSRIMELRPESSDYYVLMFNLYASNARWAEATKIRDLMKERGMVKVPGFSSVGTENGLKNSVLLEHISQKQVHDRKLD